From Candidatus Rokuibacteriota bacterium:
GATCGGCGCGAGATGCCACGGTTCATCCGCGCTGTGACAGGGGGACCCAGGGCCGCCGGGTCCGAGAACAGGGGGTTACGTTGCTTACGCGCGGCTTCTCCGTTTGGAAGGTCGACGCGATTTTGGCGCCCGGCGCGCCGGGGGAAGAATGCCGCGCGGCTCGTACAGCCTCACGGCCTTACGGCTGACTCCACTCCGCTTGGCAACCTTACCGATGAGCAGCCCGCTCGGGTCCATGCCCATGCCCATACCCTAAACCCTGCCCCATAGGGCAAGGTCTAAGGGTCAAACTGAGACACTACCCAACTCTCAAAGTGAGACACTACCGTCCTATGCGCCCAGTGCGATATGTTAGTGCTGTATGTTACAGTTGGTACCCTACGCTGGCCAACGCGATGATGGCAATCGCGCGGCGCGCCGGCAATCGCTCCACAACGCGGAGGCGTGAAAATGCGCAAACCCACGGCGATCGGGATCGTGTCCCTCCTGCTAGGCCTCGCGGCGTTCCTCGCCGCCCCACCCGGCGCGGGCGCTCAGGACGAGGTCAAGCTCGGCGCGTTCCTGCCCATCTCCGGGATCAGCGCCGACGTGGGCGCGCAGATGAAGGCCGGCGCCGAGGTCGCGCTCGAGCGCTTGGGGACGGTCCAGGTGGGCGGCAAGCCGATGAAGGTTCGCGTCATCTGGTACGACGACGAGGGCAAGGGCGACGTGGGTCTCAACGTCGTCACGCGCGCACTCACCGTCGACAAGATCCACGTGGGCATGGGCTTTCTCTCCAGCGACGTCTTCATCCGCGTGATGGACGAGTTCCAGAAAAGCTCGACGCCGGTGGTCACCTGCTGCTCGGCGTCACTCAAGATCCCCGACAAGATCGCCCAGAACAAGATGCAGTACGTCTTCCAGCTCAGCCCCACGGCCAACGACATCGTGCGCTCGGTGGCGGCCGCCGTCGGGCAATACGTGAAGCCGAAGAAAATCGCGCTGCTGAACGAAAACACCGACGCGGGACGTGACTTCTCCCGCATCGCGCGCGAGTGGTTCGCCGCCAACGCCAAGGACGCCGAAGTCGTCGCCGACGAGTTCGTCGACCGCGGCGTGACGGACTTGACGCCGCAGTTCGCGAAGATCAAGCGCTCCGGCGCGCAGGCGATCATCGGCGAGATCTATGGTTCCAGCGGTTCCGTGCTCTTCAGCCAGTGGTACGAGCTCAAGGTCCCGGCCGTCCTGGCCCACATGGGCGCGACCGTGAGCGCGCAGACGTTCATCGAACAGTACGTCAAGCAGACTGACCTCGCCATCGTCAACAACCGCTGGTGGCCGGCGAAGTACTCCGAGGTGTCGGAGCCGATGATGGTGGCCTACAAGAAGAAGACCGGCACCGATGCGACCAACTTCGCGGTGCAGGCGCACGACGCCACCCTCGTGTTGCTCGAGGCGATCCGGACATCGGGAAGCCTCGACCCGCAGAAGATCCAGGCGGCCCTCGAGAGCACCACCTTCGTGACGGCGTGGGGCACCCGCAAGTTCACGTCGCTGGCCGAGGGGCACCGCATGCCCATCCAGACCGTGGTCGTGCAGATCCAGGGCGGCAAGAAGGTGCCCATCTATCCCGAATCGGTCGCGGCGGCCGCTGGCGGCAAGTACGTGCCGGTACCCCCGTACGCGTGGGAAAAGAAGTAGCGCCGCCGAAGCTCGCCCTCGCCGGCCTCAGCAAGTGGTTCGGTGGCCTCCGCGCCGTCGGCGCCTGCTCGTTCGAGATCGCGCCCGGCACCGTGGTGGGCCTCATCGGCCCCAACGGCTCCGGCAAGAGCACGCTCTTCAACCTGGTCACCGGGCTCTTGCGGCCCGACGAGGGCGCCATCTTCTACGACGGCGAGCGCATCGACGGGCTCGCCACCCACGAGATCGCGCGCCGCGGTGTGGGCCGCACCTTTCAGTCCGTGAAGATCTTCCGCGACCTGCCCGTCCGCGAGAACCTCGCCATCGCCGCCATGGGGCGTGGCCTCCGCGGCTGGGAGCCGCGCGCTGACGAGTGGCTCGCGCGCATGGGTCTCACGCGACTCGTCGATGCGCCCGCGGGCACCCTCTCCATCGGCCAGCAGCGCCTGCTCGAGCTGACGATGAACCTGGTAATCGACCCGGAGTTCTTGCTGCTCGACGAGCCCCTCGCGGGCGTGCACCCCGTGATCCGGCGCCAGATCGCCGACACGCTGAACGATCTGCGCGCGCGGGGCCGTACCCTGCTGATCATCGAGCACCACATGCCGTTCGTGATGGGACTCTGCGACAAGATCGTGGTGATGGATCACGGCGAGAAGATCGCGGAAGGACCTCCGGAGGCGATCCGCGCCGACCCGCGCGTGATCGCGGCCCTGCTCGGACGGGCGGAGCGCGGGAGCGACGATGCTCGAGCTTGAGGGCGTTCGCTCCGGGTACGGCAAGCTCGAGATCCTCCAGTCGGCTTCGCTCCGGGTTCCCGACGGCGCGATCGTCGGCATCATCGGGCCCAACGGCGCCGGCAAGTCCACGCTGCTCAAGACCGCGTTCGGCTATCTCCCGCCCTCCGCGGGCCGCATCGTGCTCGACGGTCGCGAGATCGCGGGGCGCCGGCCCGACGAGATCATGCGCTTGGGGGTCGGCTACCTCGCCCAGGCGGGCGGGTTGTTCGCGGAGATGACCGTGCACGATAACCTCGTGCTTGGCGGCTACACCGCCTCGCGCGCCGACAAGCGTCACGCAATCGACCACGTCTACACCCGCTTTCCCCTGTTCCGCGACCGCCGCCGCCAGCTCGCCGGCGCCCTCTCCGGGGGTGAGCAGCGCCTGCTCGCCATTGCGCGCGCCCTCATCGTTCGCCCGCACCTCCTGCTGCTCGACGAGCCGTCGGCGGCGCTGGCCCCGCGGTTCATCGACGAGGTCTACGCGACGCTCGTGGCGCTCAACCGCGACGGCATCGCCCTGCTGATCGTCGAGCAGAACGTCGAGGCGATCCTTGCCGTTGCCCACCGCGTGTTCGTGCTCGACCTCGGCCAGAACGCCTTTGACGGGACACCGTCCGAGCTCCGCGCCTCCGATAGCATTCGGCGGCTCTACCTCGGCGAAGACGCGGCATAGCACGACGATGCTCGAATCGCTCCTCGAGTTTCTCATCCAGGGCGTGGTCCTCGGGGGGCTCTACGCGCTGTTTGCCGTCGGGCTCAGCCTGATCTTTGGCGTGCTCGACGTCATCAATGTCGCCCACGGCGAGTTCTTCGCCATCGGCGGCTATCTGGCCTTCACGGCCGTCGTGCTCCTGCATCTGCCCGGCGCCATGGGCATCCTCGGGGCGGCCGTCGGGACATTCCTGCTCGGGCTCTGCGTCTATCCGCTCCTGATCGCCCCGCTCAAGCGGCGGCTCGGGGGGCGGCCACAGGGGCCGCTCTATCTCGTGCTCACGCTCGGCCTGTCCACGTTTCTTCAGTCGAGCCTGCTGGCGATCGCGGGGGGCGATTATCTGCGGGTGCCGCCGCAAGTGAGCGGGATCCTCGACCTGGGCGTCACCGCGGTCAGCTTTCAGCGGCTCCTCGTGCTCGGGGTCGCGGCGTTGCTGCTCACGGGGCTCTTCGCGTTTCTCCGCTTCCATCCCGAGGGCCTTGCCGTGCGCGCCGTCTCACAGAATCCCGACGCGGCGCAGGCGATGGGCATCAACCTGCCGCGCATCTTTGCCTTCACGCTGGCCCTGGGGGTGGCGCTCGCGGGGGTGGGTGGCGCGCTGATGGCCCCGCTCTTCAATGTCTACCCGGCCGTCGGCTTCCCGCTGACCATCAAGGCCTTCGCTATCACCATCCTCGGCGGGATGGGCAACCCCGCGGGCGCGCTGGTGGCGAGCTTTGTCATCAGCATCGCCGAGTCGCTCTCCGTGATGGTGATCCCCTCGCAGTGGCAGAATCTCATCGCGTTCGCCGTGATGATCGTGATGCTCCTGCTCCGGCCCCGCGGCCTCTTCGGCCGCGCCGTCTCGCGATGACCCGCCGCGTGAGAGGGCTTCCGCTCGCGGTCGCCGCCGTCGCCGCCCTCCTGCCCGTGCTGCTGCCGCATCCGTTCGTGCTCACCATCGCGACACAGGCCGCGATCTGGGCGCTGCTGGCCGCGAGCTGGGATCTGCTGAGCGGCTATACCGGGCAGATCTCGTTCGGTCACGCCGGCTTCTTCGCGCTCGGGGCCTACGCCGCCGCCGCCGCGACCAAGCACGCCGACGTCTCACCGTGGCTCGGCCTGCTCATCGGCGCGACGATCGCCGCCGCCGTCGGGCTCCTCACCGGCTTCCCCGCCCTCCGGCTGCGCGGCCACTACCTGGCGCTCGTGACGCTCGGGCTCGCCGAGATCATCAGGCTCGTCGCCCAGAACTGGATGGCGCTCACGGGTGGCCCCTTCGGCATCCACGACTTCAGGAGCTTTTCGGGGCTTCCGGCCGCCGCGCTCGCCTACCGTCAGGCGATGTACGTGGTGGTCGTCGCCATCGTGGCCGTCTCCATCGCGGTCATGTACCTGCTCTGCGAGCGCACGAACGCGGGCAAGGCGTTCCGCGCCATCCGCGAGGACGAGGTCTTGGCGCAGACCCTCGGCATCGACACGACGAGGTACAAGCTCCTCGCCTTCGCAGTGAGCTCGGGCTTCGCGGGGCTGGCGGGCGGCCTTTACGCGTACTACGTGCAGCTCGTGAGCCCGTCGGTCGCCTCGGCGGCCACGACCTCGCTGGTCATCGGCATGGCGGTCTTCGGCGGCC
This genomic window contains:
- a CDS encoding MerR family DNA-binding transcriptional regulator, which encodes MDPSGLLIGKVAKRSGVSRKAVRLYEPRGILPPARRAPKSRRPSKRRSRA
- a CDS encoding ABC transporter ATP-binding protein, with translation MGKEVAPPKLALAGLSKWFGGLRAVGACSFEIAPGTVVGLIGPNGSGKSTLFNLVTGLLRPDEGAIFYDGERIDGLATHEIARRGVGRTFQSVKIFRDLPVRENLAIAAMGRGLRGWEPRADEWLARMGLTRLVDAPAGTLSIGQQRLLELTMNLVIDPEFLLLDEPLAGVHPVIRRQIADTLNDLRARGRTLLIIEHHMPFVMGLCDKIVVMDHGEKIAEGPPEAIRADPRVIAALLGRAERGSDDARA
- a CDS encoding branched-chain amino acid ABC transporter permease; this encodes MRGLPLAVAAVAALLPVLLPHPFVLTIATQAAIWALLAASWDLLSGYTGQISFGHAGFFALGAYAAAAATKHADVSPWLGLLIGATIAAAVGLLTGFPALRLRGHYLALVTLGLAEIIRLVAQNWMALTGGPFGIHDFRSFSGLPAAALAYRQAMYVVVVAIVAVSIAVMYLLCERTNAGKAFRAIREDEVLAQTLGIDTTRYKLLAFAVSSGFAGLAGGLYAYYVQLVSPSVASAATTSLVIGMAVFGGLGTLWGPVLGALLLYGLYEGLRFVGVVYNLVAVGLVIMVFVIFFPRGLAGIGRSA
- a CDS encoding ABC transporter substrate-binding protein is translated as MRKPTAIGIVSLLLGLAAFLAAPPGAGAQDEVKLGAFLPISGISADVGAQMKAGAEVALERLGTVQVGGKPMKVRVIWYDDEGKGDVGLNVVTRALTVDKIHVGMGFLSSDVFIRVMDEFQKSSTPVVTCCSASLKIPDKIAQNKMQYVFQLSPTANDIVRSVAAAVGQYVKPKKIALLNENTDAGRDFSRIAREWFAANAKDAEVVADEFVDRGVTDLTPQFAKIKRSGAQAIIGEIYGSSGSVLFSQWYELKVPAVLAHMGATVSAQTFIEQYVKQTDLAIVNNRWWPAKYSEVSEPMMVAYKKKTGTDATNFAVQAHDATLVLLEAIRTSGSLDPQKIQAALESTTFVTAWGTRKFTSLAEGHRMPIQTVVVQIQGGKKVPIYPESVAAAAGGKYVPVPPYAWEKK
- a CDS encoding ABC transporter ATP-binding protein, encoding MLELEGVRSGYGKLEILQSASLRVPDGAIVGIIGPNGAGKSTLLKTAFGYLPPSAGRIVLDGREIAGRRPDEIMRLGVGYLAQAGGLFAEMTVHDNLVLGGYTASRADKRHAIDHVYTRFPLFRDRRRQLAGALSGGEQRLLAIARALIVRPHLLLLDEPSAALAPRFIDEVYATLVALNRDGIALLIVEQNVEAILAVAHRVFVLDLGQNAFDGTPSELRASDSIRRLYLGEDAA
- a CDS encoding branched-chain amino acid ABC transporter permease yields the protein MLESLLEFLIQGVVLGGLYALFAVGLSLIFGVLDVINVAHGEFFAIGGYLAFTAVVLLHLPGAMGILGAAVGTFLLGLCVYPLLIAPLKRRLGGRPQGPLYLVLTLGLSTFLQSSLLAIAGGDYLRVPPQVSGILDLGVTAVSFQRLLVLGVAALLLTGLFAFLRFHPEGLAVRAVSQNPDAAQAMGINLPRIFAFTLALGVALAGVGGALMAPLFNVYPAVGFPLTIKAFAITILGGMGNPAGALVASFVISIAESLSVMVIPSQWQNLIAFAVMIVMLLLRPRGLFGRAVSR